A genomic stretch from Anaerolineae bacterium includes:
- the guaA gene encoding glutamine-hydrolyzing GMP synthase, which produces MILIIDFGSQYNQLIARRVREHRVYCRIEPPWISLAEIKALAPEGIIFSGGPASIYEENSPRVDLGIFDLGIPILGICYGMQYMADALGGEVKRADKREYGLVELRIKDATGIFYGIEKKTNCWMSHRDMVSSLPRGFRVTASTASTGVAAMENPLKRFYGLQLHPEVAHTPMGKTMLKNFLFATCGCRKTWTMKSFIKESVQEIRALVGDQRVILGLSGGVDSSVTALLLHQAIGKQLICIFVDNGLLRQGEAEQVKRLFKKHFKMNLRFISAKRVFLNLLKGVVDPEKKRKIIGRAFIEIFEKEAHKLQGVKFLAQGTLYPDIIESRSVYGGPSAVIKSHHNVGGLPKNMKLKLIEPLKHLFKDEVRVLGKKLGLPEDLVWRQPFPGPGLAIRIIGDVTQARLSILRNLDVILLEEIKENGLYRKVWQSFAVLLPLKSVGIMGDQRTYEHIAAIRAVTSADAMTADWARLPHSLLGRISNRIINEVRGVNRVVYDISSKPPSTIEWE; this is translated from the coding sequence GTGATCTTGATCATTGACTTTGGTTCCCAGTACAACCAGCTCATCGCCAGACGGGTGCGTGAGCATCGTGTCTATTGCCGGATTGAACCCCCCTGGATCAGCCTTGCCGAGATCAAAGCGCTGGCGCCCGAGGGGATCATATTTTCCGGAGGCCCTGCAAGCATATATGAAGAGAACAGCCCGCGGGTGGACCTTGGAATCTTTGACCTGGGTATTCCGATTCTCGGTATCTGTTATGGCATGCAGTACATGGCGGATGCCCTGGGAGGAGAGGTAAAGAGGGCGGATAAGAGGGAATACGGCCTTGTTGAACTCCGAATAAAAGATGCCACAGGCATTTTTTATGGAATCGAGAAAAAGACAAATTGCTGGATGAGCCATAGAGACATGGTCAGCAGCCTGCCCAGGGGTTTCAGGGTGACGGCATCAACCGCGAGTACCGGTGTGGCGGCCATGGAAAATCCCTTAAAAAGGTTCTACGGATTACAACTCCACCCTGAAGTCGCCCATACCCCCATGGGGAAAACCATGTTGAAGAATTTTCTGTTTGCCACCTGCGGGTGCAGGAAGACCTGGACGATGAAATCTTTTATCAAGGAATCGGTTCAGGAGATAAGGGCCCTGGTCGGAGACCAGAGAGTGATCCTTGGCTTAAGTGGAGGTGTTGATTCCTCGGTGACAGCGCTTCTTCTCCATCAGGCTATCGGCAAGCAATTGATTTGCATCTTTGTCGACAACGGTCTCTTGAGGCAAGGTGAGGCAGAGCAGGTCAAGCGGCTCTTTAAGAAGCACTTCAAGATGAATCTAAGATTTATCAGCGCTAAAAGGGTGTTTCTGAATCTATTAAAGGGGGTTGTTGATCCTGAAAAGAAGCGGAAGATTATCGGGCGCGCGTTTATAGAAATCTTTGAAAAAGAGGCACACAAACTCCAGGGCGTGAAATTTCTTGCCCAGGGAACACTTTATCCGGATATCATCGAGTCAAGGTCGGTTTACGGAGGCCCCAGCGCGGTGATCAAATCGCACCACAATGTGGGTGGGCTCCCAAAGAACATGAAGCTTAAACTCATTGAACCGCTCAAACACCTTTTCAAAGATGAAGTGCGTGTCCTTGGAAAAAAACTCGGACTCCCGGAAGATCTTGTCTGGAGACAACCCTTCCCGGGTCCGGGTCTTGCTATTCGAATTATCGGTGATGTCACCCAGGCAAGGCTTTCCATCTTGCGGAACCTGGACGTGATTCTCCTTGAGGAAATCAAGGAGAACGGCCTGTACAGGAAGGTCTGGCAGTCCTTTGCCGTGCTTCTCCCGCTGAAAAGTGTGGGGATTATGGGAGACCAGAGGACTTACGAACACATTGCAGCCATTCGGGCGGTGACCAGCGCAGATGCCATGACCGCGGACTGGGCCAGGCTTCCCCACTCTCTGTTAGGCAGGATCTCCAACCGCATTATTAATGAAGTAAGAGGTGTTAATCGCGTAGTCTATGACATCAGTTCCAAGCCGCCCAGCACCATTGAGTGGGAATAG
- the glnA gene encoding type I glutamate--ammonia ligase, with the protein SGREECPNLGYKPRHKQGYFPVPPTDKFQDLRTRMLLTLEKLGIDVECQHHEAATAGQSEIDMRFKPLLQMGDQLMWFKYVLKNIATRDNRTVTFMPKPLFEDNGSGMHTHISIWKNGEPIFAGNQYAGVSQEALYGIGGILKHCGALCALTNPTTNSYKRLVPGFEAPVNLAYSSRNRSAAIRIPMYSASPKAKRIEFRTPDPSCNGYLAFSAILMAVLDGIENRIDPGEPLDKDIYGLPPEELADIPSAPGSLEEALDALKKDHAFLLKGDVFTQDVIDTWIEYKTKNEVNAVKLRPHPHEFFLYFDI; encoded by the coding sequence CAGCGGCAGAGAAGAATGCCCGAATCTTGGCTATAAACCAAGGCATAAGCAAGGGTACTTTCCTGTTCCTCCGACAGACAAATTTCAGGACCTGCGCACCCGAATGCTTCTCACCCTTGAAAAACTTGGTATAGATGTTGAATGCCAGCATCACGAAGCCGCAACAGCGGGGCAGTCGGAAATTGATATGCGATTTAAACCGCTTCTACAAATGGGTGATCAGCTCATGTGGTTTAAGTATGTGCTTAAAAACATAGCAACTCGTGATAACCGTACGGTTACATTTATGCCGAAACCTCTTTTCGAGGATAATGGCTCTGGAATGCACACACATATCAGTATATGGAAAAACGGAGAGCCAATCTTTGCGGGTAATCAATATGCCGGGGTTTCTCAGGAGGCTCTTTACGGAATCGGAGGAATATTAAAACACTGCGGCGCGCTGTGTGCTCTTACCAATCCGACCACCAATTCTTACAAGCGTCTTGTACCGGGTTTTGAAGCTCCTGTAAATCTGGCATATTCAAGCCGTAACCGGAGTGCCGCAATCCGCATACCAATGTATTCCGCATCGCCAAAGGCAAAGCGGATTGAATTTCGAACCCCTGACCCATCCTGTAACGGGTACCTTGCCTTTTCAGCAATTCTGATGGCTGTATTAGACGGCATCGAAAACAGGATTGACCCTGGTGAGCCATTAGACAAAGACATATATGGTCTTCCGCCGGAAGAGCTTGCCGATATACCGTCTGCTCCCGGCTCTCTCGAAGAGGCTCTTGACGCCTTAAAAAAAGACCACGCCTTCCTGCTTAAAGGTGATGTGTTTACTCAGGATGTTATTGATACATGGATTGAATATAAGACCAAAAACGAGGTAAACGCTGTTAAACTTCGTCCGCATCCGCATGAATTCTTTCTTTACTTCGACATATAG
- a CDS encoding addiction module protein — MEPDKIAAEINSLNLPQKLILVEDIWDSIALDSGKLPLSKRQKKELAKRYNEYNQGKLELPQQIMLFKKHEPEKLLRDLSDALGCDLELFRESLRIPEKDKVARDLMIYFLWRCDPKVAQQFRRLPVSASTVGSIGAN, encoded by the coding sequence ATGGAACCAGACAAAATTGCCGCTGAAATAAACAGTTTGAACCTACCACAAAAGCTTATTCTTGTTGAAGATATTTGGGACTCAATTGCCTTGGATAGCGGGAAGCTACCGCTGTCGAAACGGCAAAAAAAGGAACTTGCCAAAAGATACAATGAATACAATCAAGGCAAACTGGAACTGCCTCAACAGATAATGCTGTTTAAGAAGCATGAGCCTGAAAAACTACTGCGAGACTTATCCGATGCTTTAGGATGTGATCTTGAATTATTCAGAGAATCTTTAAGAATACCGGAAAAAGATAAGGTGGCCAGAGATTTGATGATATATTTTTTGTGGAGATGTGACCCCAAAGTTGCACAACAATTTCGAAGACTTCCAGTCAGCGCATCGACGGTGGGTTCAATTGGCGCTAACTGA
- a CDS encoding KamA family radical SAM protein, producing MAYKEILRNSIRTFEDLEKWLAGRKVAVDPRLKEVIAKYPMRVNTYYLSLIEKMNDGIWKQAIPGVGELEHYKDLTADPLDEEGDIPLGGPRTIIHRYPDRVLLLISNECSMYCRFCTRKRKVGDVRKNPTTEDIKKGIEYVASHEDIRDVLISGGDPLLITHNRLDDILGKLKKIQHLELIRIGTRVPCVWPQKIIEDKELIEVLRKHTPQSLKDPQLYINTHFNHPNEITAKSYQAIKVLRELGIPIGNQTVLLKGVNDDTDVMKNLLHGLGKMGIKPYYLYYADLVEGTGHFRTDVYRGKEICRDLCGTTTGFLRPLYVVDAQGGRGKVPVDLCFSDGISEDKKGGTFTSPIGLGKVYVNDPIEKIEGKKRRNQGQTKLTS from the coding sequence ATGGCATATAAAGAGATTTTGAGAAACTCTATAAGGACATTTGAGGATTTGGAGAAATGGCTTGCAGGACGGAAGGTAGCGGTTGACCCCAGACTCAAGGAAGTAATAGCCAAATATCCTATGAGAGTAAATACGTATTACCTCAGTCTCATTGAAAAGATGAATGACGGTATTTGGAAACAGGCAATTCCTGGTGTCGGGGAACTTGAGCATTATAAGGACCTGACAGCAGATCCACTGGATGAGGAAGGAGATATTCCGCTTGGTGGTCCAAGGACAATAATCCACAGGTATCCAGACAGGGTTTTATTGCTTATATCAAACGAGTGCTCAATGTATTGCAGATTCTGCACCAGAAAAAGAAAAGTAGGTGATGTCCGTAAGAATCCAACCACAGAGGATATAAAAAAGGGAATTGAATACGTTGCATCTCACGAAGATATCAGAGACGTATTAATCTCTGGTGGGGATCCGCTATTGATAACCCATAACAGACTTGATGACATCTTGGGAAAACTAAAAAAAATTCAACATCTTGAATTGATAAGAATCGGGACAAGAGTCCCATGCGTCTGGCCACAAAAGATTATTGAAGACAAAGAACTAATCGAGGTATTAAGAAAACATACACCCCAGTCACTTAAAGATCCGCAACTCTACATAAACACGCACTTCAATCATCCTAATGAAATAACTGCCAAAAGTTATCAGGCCATTAAAGTTTTAAGGGAACTGGGCATTCCCATAGGAAATCAAACTGTTTTGCTGAAGGGAGTTAACGATGACACAGATGTAATGAAAAACCTGCTACACGGCCTCGGGAAAATGGGAATAAAACCATATTATCTATATTATGCTGACCTTGTTGAGGGAACAGGTCATTTCAGGACAGATGTATACAGAGGAAAAGAAATCTGTAGAGACCTTTGCGGAACCACTACAGGTTTTCTGCGCCCACTTTATGTAGTAGATGCACAAGGTGGAAGAGGTAAAGTCCCTGTAGATCTCTGTTTTTCAGATGGAATTAGTGAAGATAAAAAAGGTGGAACTTTTACTTCACCGATTGGACTCGGAAAAGTCTACGTAAATGATCCAATTGAAAAAATAGAAGGGAAAAAAAGGAGAAACCAGGGGCAAACCAAACTAACATCTTGA